The genome window TTTTCATCGGTGAATGAATCCGGCTGATTGGCGTGAAATCAATTCCTTTTTTGATTAATGGTAAAATCAGTAACACTTGCGACTCGTCGGCAAGCTCTGGGAAATAAGAACTTTCTTCAAAAATGGCTTGCAGTTCGTACCCCGTGTAGCCTGTTTTGCGCACGATGATTTTAAGTGGATCATCTGGCAAAATGACTTCAAATTTATTCTTCGTTAGCCATTTAATCCATCTGGCACGCATTTTCCAAAAAGCTTCGACGTCTGCCGCTGTGTAAGTTGCCACATATTTCCTCGCCGCATCTAGTGACGCCATAATTAAATAAGACGGGCTGCTCGTTTGGAATACTTGCAGATAATAAGCTAGTTTTTCAAAAATCGGTAAATCATTAACGACATGTAAATAGGATCCCATCGTTAGCGCCGGCAACGTCTTATGCGCCGACTGAACAACCACATCCGCACCAAGCTCCACTGCACTTTTCGGAAATTCAGAACTTGTTAAAAAATGGGCTCCGTGCGCTTCATCAACAAATACAACCGCGCCAAAATCATGCGCAATTCGAATACATTTTTGCAAGTTAAAAGTCGTTCCGTAGTAGCTCGGATAAGTGAAAATACATAGTTTTACATCTGGGTGATTATGTAATGTTTCTTCGAGAAGTTCGGTTGTCACACCACTCGCGACGCCAACTTCTTTATTTGTCGCTGGGGTTAAGAAAATCGGTTCTCCGCCTGCCAGTTCGATACCATGCAAGATTGATTTATGCGCATCTCTTGGCACTAAAACTTTCTCCCCACGCTTTAAAGTTGCCATAATAACCGCCAAGTTTCCTCCGCTTGTT of Listeria monocytogenes contains these proteins:
- a CDS encoding aminotransferase class I/II-fold pyridoxal phosphate-dependent enzyme, which translates into the protein MRNQSKMPLVERLDAHAKSCPISLHVPGHKSGAIYPDAWQKLLKWDVTEITGMDDLHHPEDVILEAEELLAECYGSKKSYFLVNGTSGGNLAVIMATLKRGEKVLVPRDAHKSILHGIELAGGEPIFLTPATNKEVGVASGVTTELLEETLHNHPDVKLCIFTYPSYYGTTFNLQKCIRIAHDFGAVVFVDEAHGAHFLTSSEFPKSAVELGADVVVQSAHKTLPALTMGSYLHVVNDLPIFEKLAYYLQVFQTSSPSYLIMASLDAARKYVATYTAADVEAFWKMRARWIKWLTKNKFEVILPDDPLKIIVRKTGYTGYELQAIFEESSYFPELADESQVLLILPLIKKGIDFTPISRIHSPMKKEIAKEPYEMSTPCASGLALTYEEMHARATEFALLDEATTRVSAETISLYPPGIPAIIRGEGITEKHIRELKNIRTRHYQGGEKLAENYIRVFR